A genome region from Microplitis mediator isolate UGA2020A chromosome 4, iyMicMedi2.1, whole genome shotgun sequence includes the following:
- the LOC130666653 gene encoding endocuticle structural glycoprotein SgAbd-3-like → MSKIILFALSVTIAQSAKLTNTPEYRQVQNPTHQDHVPVHHQDHTMINKPVGILNQESEINPDGSFHNVWESENGIKVQEEGTVRELAKNVVAHTVTGRIAYTDNEDNVFTLTYVADENGFRPEGSHLPTPPPIPLAIARALEYIAAHPTETTSAHKDEPIVEAN, encoded by the exons ATGTCGAAAATAATC TTGTTTGCCTTAAGCGTGACAATAGCACAAAGCGCTAAATTGACAAATACTCCGGAATATAGGCAAGTTCAAAATCCTACGCACCAAGATCACGTGCCTGTTCATCATCAAGACCATACAATGATCAATAAGCCAGTAGGAATCCTTAATCAAGAATCCGAAATAAATCCGGATGGATCTTTCCATAATGTCTGGGAATCAGAAAATGGCATCAAGGTTCAAGAAGAAGGAACCGTTAGAGAGCTTGCTAAAAATGTTGTCGCTCATACAGTAACTGGAAGAATCGCGTATACTGATAATGAGGATAATGTATTCACGCTGACTTATGTGGCTGATGAAAATGGATTCCGTCCTGAGGGATCACATTTGCCGACACCGCCGCCAATTCCTCTAGCAATTGCAAGGGCACTTGAATATATTGCTGCTCATCCTACTGAAACGACTTCCGCTCATAAGGATGAACCGATCGTAGAAGCTAATTAA
- the LOC130666652 gene encoding protein lethal(2)essential for life-like: protein MALVPSNYWRDWWEDVERPHRWLDRHFDLTIRRDSLVKPLTTPYFRDYFRPWRNLLDEVSTDLGKIESDSDKFRITVDVQQFSPHEIIVKTVGNSIIVKAEHEEKRDSREFISKKFMRRYDLPKGHDITRVMSSLSTDGVLTITAPKFSAPIRGERIVPINRTYFPSIKL from the coding sequence ATGGCACTTGTACCATCAAATTACTGGCGTGACTGGTGGGAAGATGTTGAGAGGCCTCACCGTTGGCTGGATCGGCACTTTGACCTTACGATTCGCCGAGATAGTTTAGTAAAGCCACTCACTACACCGTATTTTCGTGATTATTTCCGACCTTGGAGAAATTTATTGGACGAAGTGAGTACGGATCTGGGCAAAATCGAAAGTGACAGCGACAAATTTCGCATAACTGTCGATGTTCAGCAATTTTCTCCACATGAAATAATTGTTAAAACTGTTGGAAATTCTATAATCGTCAAAGCCGAGCATGAAGAGAAGAGGGATTCACGTGAGTTTATTTCTAAGAAGTTCATGAGACGATACGACCTCCCAAAAGGACATGACATTACTCGAGTTATGTCTAGTCTATCAACTGACGGGGTGTTGACTATAACAGCTCCGAAATTTTCTGCTCCCATACGAGGCGAAAGGATCGTTCCCATAAACCGGACATATTTTCCGTCGATTAAATTGTAA